One stretch of Daphnia pulicaria isolate SC F1-1A chromosome 6, SC_F0-13Bv2, whole genome shotgun sequence DNA includes these proteins:
- the LOC124341726 gene encoding NACHT and WD repeat domain-containing protein 2-like isoform X1 produces the protein MDDQTVDKIFAGSLGTLPPVSSKIVRIFTSSTFTDTSMERNTLMATVYPKLKEYCREKHGLEFQVVDMRWGVRDEATDDHMTTELCMKEIENCQRLSMGPNFVVFLGQKYGYRPIPTYILASELAQFREILLTMGQEVILLDTWYKKDSNAVPPICILQPISSILVNFNNKRVPKLQQEDQAKWWDTLDRMQKLLRKAATTLYAQGQLDFDSMHNYLMSVTEREVINGLLKVRNTKNHVLAYVRYINNINLQNLRRAGLFIDIANRALDAEAVRLLANLRDERMPAKIEPSNLMRYTVEWIGRDGLANDTHDEYLQNFISHFYRNIARLVDRAMRKEDSSPQGQIVTEILQHLHACNNSVKVFYGRENDLEKVRRYILGPSIQPLTLFGAGGCGKTSLLARSGSLIITWLTEAQEKDSSSPAGDDGSNHPPPPTDNRRRGSNINGSGEGSNTKKGGETDRSNINGSGEGSNNKKGSETDRSESSSKTDSHNDATNFLKEEEMSRPDSGRASPSQGTASGTLSRRSSTTLSRQESDDTGFTASGASSRRQSSSGIFSPVSTMTDGRSSHRGSIALSTPIQEHPDPDPTSVPSTIKINKPIKPVLIMRYLGTTPDSSAITPMLISLCQQISYNYMIPFDAIPDDLVPLTAYFKQLLALATREQPLLVFLDSVDQIGGAQDANKMAWLPTRLPPFCKIVVSCVYEPENPEISKDCQTLRRMIDEEDNFIHVLALGEELASQVIRHWMRNSHRDLTNYQWRVVSNAIARCSLPIFVKLVFAEICRWKSYSRAQETHLASNVMDSIMMLFERIEIQHGRILVFHALAYITASKSGLSETELEDLLSLDDRVLDDVYQYHMPPVRRIPPLLWTRIRNDLPNYLSEREADGVSVLNWYHRQFKEAAKERYFKNQNLAIYFHSSIAEYFMGTWGGGNPKPFKYTEIQRMRFNLAEKEGEADRKVPLQPLVFVGKDGKVSRYNLRKFGELPYHLVRARRLDDLFHNVLFHYQWLHAKLSSCPLQAVLSDFEDTCNNLEDREISRETVRLTTRELMLVADALRLGGAILTQYPDLLASQLIGRLLPETGANLNVRRLLEQCDKEGINNCALMPTAHCLHTPGGPLKYSLEGHQFAVFGVCLTSDARFVVSVSNKFLIWDLSTSDLTRAVNPGIEGVFQGLILSPDDRFAAAWTNNSQTIILNLLTSEQIVINNPLQEEETVRGACLLDTHCVLYGQSQWVLLTMQGVAVEIRRERCPLSQPQFQLLSMDFESHGKYHVVFWTGDLDDKRLVLQTINDGQRTNPLELHSAMVMNRKRDILYTCADLNSANVSVFRLNKDQPTGNNRKGRNCNDEESGQAGGWCKGNILDGDDLLLQLSLSETENHVLGTTALGFCIWNAADFENKTPSAKRIDLKLPTGVRNISVSLLQSNSIILSKNDEFAVAGVRKNLYVWKIPTGQLVKVLDAHFGRILAIVPYTIGPWNSVITSSIDRSVKVWNLNNVFEQVHVIDRHELQIDSISLCQTTGVAVTVTRGCVGVWHILTGKLMDKLAYNALGAIVTHALITQDGRHILAAESGSILIWEWPKRRVFFRAEQPSVKQIMLMEEDTKFLTASRLGPANEGKAVVVVRDCPNGVALYEVEIPVRTFRPAILTNDGLMLVMQGHEKNRDYLYVFQSQTGVLIHKFIPRYQGAKKDQAGLLIPVPGKATQVALMDQDKGVVFDVRTKKHIRTIRRWSGQVTKDGRLGLYAPSRGGLELIELRSSSTVSQLISRSAEGVFTNVTSFNATDQYVLYYHSGHKTLRVFRVLDGQMLANYRLAAELTAIDTTTDGRCVVIGTLDGCLSVLAIADPAVPGSFQFLASLPSRTRQTRIPSAVSGESSRSDQDGDSNKKNRKGDKESGGGSHITLKAAATVAASWAKATQITNNKTGTVQKVTSKACVIS, from the exons ATGGACGACCAAACGGTCGACAAAATTTTCGCTGGCTCTTTGGGCACCTTGCCCCCAGTCAGCTCCAAGATTGTCCGTATCTTCACCAGTTCCACCTTCACAG ACACTTCGATGGAACGAAACACTTTGATGGCCACAGTCTATCCcaaattaaaagaatattgCAGGGAAAAGCACGGattagaatttcaa GTTGTTGACATGCGATGGGGTGTTCGAGATGAAGCTACCGACGATCACATGACGACAGAAt TGTGTATGAAGGAGATTGAAAACTGTCAACGTCTGTCAATGGGACCCAACTTTGTG GTCTTCTTGGGACAAAAGTATGGCTACCGTCCCATACCAACTTATATTTTAGCTTCTGAATTGGCTCAATTTCGTGAAATACTTTTGACCATGGGTCAAGAAGTTATATTGCTCGACACGTGGTACAAAAAGGATTCAAACGCCGTGCCTCCCATTTGCATTCTCCAGCCTATTTCTTCCATCCTggtcaatttcaacaacaaa AGGGTACCGAAGCTGCAACAAGAAGATCAAGCCAAATGGTGGGATACCCTGGATCGAATGCAGAAATTATTGAGAAAAGCTGCCACCACACTCTATGCTCAAGGGCAGCTGGATTTTGATTCAATGCACAACTATTTAATGTCTG TCACTGAAAGAGAAGTCATCAATGGATTATTAAAAGTGCGAAATACTAAGAATCACGTCTTGGCCTACGTCCGTTACATCAACAACATTAACCTTCAGAATTTGAGAAGAGCCGGTCTCTTTATTGATATCGCCAATAGGGCTCTAGATGCTGAAGCCGTTCGCTTATTGGCCAATCTCCGTGATGAACGAATGCCCGCTAAAATCGAACCGTCCAATCTTATGAG ATACACGGTGGagtggattggccgtgatggaTTGGCAAATGACACCCACGACGAGTACCTTCAGAAtttcatttctcatttttaccGAAACATTGCGCGGTTAGTGGATCGAGCTATGCGCAAAGAAGATTCAAGCCCTCAAGGGCAGATAGTTACCGAAATCCTTCAACATCTTCACGCCTGCAATAATTCCGTCAAAGTCTTTTACGGGCGAGAGAACGATCTGGAAAAGGTCCGTCGCTACATCCTGGGTCCTTCCATTCAGCCGCTCACTCTTTTCGGAGCCGGCGGATGCGGCAAGACTTCACTATTGGCTAGATCCGGCAGTCTCATCATCACCTGGCTGACTGAAGCTCAGGAAA AAGACTCATCTTCTCCTGCGGGGGATGACGGAAGCAACCACCCTCCTCCGCCTACCGATAACCGACGCCGTGGAAGTAACATCAACGGGTCGGGAGAAGGATCGAATACCAAGAAAGGAGGTGAGACGGATCGGAGTAACATCAACGGGTCGGGAGAAGGAtcgaataacaaaaaaggaagTGAAACGGACCGGAGCGAAAGCAGCAGTAAAACCGATAGCCACAACGACGCTACCAATTTcttgaaggaagaagaaatgtcCCGTCCGGATTCCGGAAGAGCCAGTCCAAGTCAAGGAACCGCTTCCGGAACATTAAGTCGGAGGAGCAGCACCACCTTGTCAAGACAAGAATCTGACGATACAGGATTCACAGCAAGTGGTGCCAGTAGTCGTCGTCAAAGTTCCAGTGGCATCTTCAGTCCAGTTTCCACCATGACTGACG GTCGAAGTAGCCATCGAGGCTCTATTGCTCTTAGCACTCCAATACAAGAGCATCCAGATCCGGATCCAACATCAGTTCCGTCGACTATCAAAATTAATAAACCAATTAAACCCGTCCTTATCATGCGCTACCTTGGGACGACACCGGATTCCAGCGCCATCACACCCATGTTAATTTCACTTTGCCAACAA ATATCTTATAACTACATGATCCCTTTTGACGCGATTCCGGACGACTTGGTACCACTGACAGCATATTTCAAACAATTGCTGGCGTTAGCTACAAGAGAACAACCGCTTCTCGTTTTTCTCGACTCGGTGGATCAAATCG GTGGAGCTCAGGATGCCAACAAGATGGCTTGGTTACCAACTCGTTTACCTCCCTTCTGTAAAATCGTTGTCTCTTGTGTCTACGAACCGGAAAACCCCGAAATATCCAAAGACTGTCAGACCTTACGTCGAATGATTGACGAAGAAGATAACTTCATTCATGTTTTGGCTTTGGGCGAAGAGCTGGCCTCTCAAGTCATACG acaTTGGATGCGCAACAGTCATCGTGATTTGACAAATTATCAGTGGCGTGTCGTGTCAAACGCTATCGCCCGATGTTCGCTTCCGATTTTCGTCAAATTGGTTTTCGCCGAGATTTGCAGGTGGAAATCGTACTCACGCGCCCAGGAAACGCATTTGGCTTCGAACGTTATGGACAGTATTATGATGTTGTTCGAGCGAATTGAAATTCAG CATGGTCGCATTCTTGTGTTTCACGCCTTAGCCTACATCACGGCTTCCAAAAGCGGATTGTCTGAGACGGAACTGGAAGATCTGCTGTCGCTGGACGACCGTGTGCTTGACGATGTGTATCAGTACCACATGCCACCAGTTAGGCGAATTCCACCTCTGCTATGGACGCGCATCCGCAATGATCTTCCCAATTACCTGTCTGAAAGAGAGGCCGATGGAGTCTCGGTACTTAATTGGTACCACAG ACAATTTAAGGAAGCGGCGAAGGAGCGTTACTTCAAGAACCAGAACTTGGCTATTTACTTCCACTCTTCCATAGCGGAATATTTCATGGGCACCTGGGGCGGTGGCAATCCCAAGCCATTTAAATACACCGAAATTCAACGAATGCG ATTTAATTTAgctgaaaaagaaggagaagccGACCGCAAAGTTCCGCTCCAGCCGCTGGTATTTGTTGGTAAAGACGGCAAAGTGTCTCGCTACAATTTGCGCAAG TTTGGAGAGCTGCCGTATCATTTGGTTCGTGCCAGGAGATTGGACGACCTTTTCCATAACGTCTTGTTTCATTACCAGTGGCTCCACGCCAAACTGTCGTCCTGTCCACTCCAGGCCGTTTTATCTGATTTTGAAGACACATGCAACAACCTCGAGGATCGAGAAATATCGAG AGAGACTGTCCGCCTAACTACAAG GGAATTGATGCTTGTAGCCGATGCTCTGCGTCTTGGAGGAGCCATTTTAACGCAATACCCTGACCTG TTGGCTTCCCAATTAATTGGTCGCTTGCTGCCGGAAACCGGAGCCAATTTGAACGTTCGTCGACTTCTGGAACAGTGCGATAAAGAAGGAATCAACAACTGTGCTCTTATGCCTACCGCCCACTGTCTCCACACACCCGGAGGACCTCTGAAA TATTCGTTGGAAGGGCATCAGTTTGCCGTGTTTGGTGTCTGCCTAACGTCGGACGCTCGATTCGTTGTTTCCGTTTCCAACAAGTTTCTCATCTGGGACTTGTCCACATCCGATTTAACACGAGCCGTCAATCCGGGAATCGAAGGTGTTTTTCAG GGTCTGATACTCAGTCCGGACGATCGCTTTGCTGCCGCTTGGACAAACAACAGTCAG accATCATATTGAATTTATTAACCAGCGAGCAGATTGTGATCAACAATCCACTccaggaagaagaaacggTCAGAGGAGCTTGCTTGCTCGACACG CACTGCGTACTGTACGGTCAAAGCCAGTGGGTGTTGTTGACCATGCAGGGCGTTGCCGTTGAGATCCGCCGTGAAAGGTGTCCGTTAAGTCAGCCGCAGTTCCAGCTTCTCTCCATGGACTTTGAATCGCACGGGAAATATCACGTTGTGTTTTGGACGGGTGATTTGGATGACAAACGGTTAGTGTTGCAAACTATCAACGACGGGCAGCGAACCAATCCACTCGAACTCCACAGCGCTATGGTGATGAACCGGAAGCGCGATATTCTCTACACCTGTGCGGATCTTAACAGTGCCAACGTTTCCGTCTTCAGATTAAACA AAGATCAACCAACAGGGAATAATAGAAAAGGTCGCAACTGCAACGATGAAGAATCGGGTCAAGCTGGCGGATGGTGTAAAGGCAACATCCTTGACGGTGATGACTTGCTTCTTCAGTTGAGCTTAAGTGAAACGGAAAATCACGTCTTGGGCACCACTGCCCTCGGTTTCTGTATATGGAACGCTGCCGATTTTGAAAACAAGACGCCGAGTGCCAAAAGAATCGATTTGAAGTTACCCACCGGAGTCAGGAACATCTCCGTCAGTCTGTTGCAATCAAACAGCATTATACTCAGCAAGAACGACGAATTTGCGGTTGCTGGTGTCAG GAAAAATCTctacgtttggaaaattcctACCGGACAACTAGTCAAAGTCTTGGATGCTCATTTTGGCAGAATATTAGCCATCGTGCCGTATACGATTGGTCCGTGGAATTCG GTCATCACTTCTTCAATCGATCGTAGCGTCAAAGTTTGGAATTTGAATAACGTCTTCGAACAAGTTCACGTGATCGATCGTCACGAACTCCAAATTGATTCCATAAG CTTGTGTCAAACAACCGGAGTGGCCGTGACGGTGACTCGTGGTTGCGTAGGGGTGTGGCACATCCTAACAGGCAAACTAATGGATAAATTGGCTTACAACGCTTTAGGAGCTATCGTAACTCACGCGTTAATCACACAGGACGGCAG ACACATTCTGGCAGCCGAGTCTGGTAGCATATTGATATGGGAATGGCCAAAACGTCGCGTTTTCTTCCGGGCTGAACAGCCTTCCGTCAAGCAAATTATGCTTATGGAGGAGGACACCAAATTCTTAACGGCGTCTCGATTAGGACCGGCCAACGAAGGAAAAGCTGTTGTGGTAGTCCG TGACTGCCCGAATGGTGTGGCTTTATACGAAGTGGAAATTCCGGTGCGAACCTTCCGTCCAGCCATTTTGACCAACGACGGTCTTATGCTGGTCATGCAGGGACACGAAAAGAATCGCGACTACCTTTATGTCTTCCAGTCTCAGACGGGCGTTCTGATACACAAATTCATTCCGCGCTACCAGGGTGCTAAGAAAGATCAAGCTGGCCTGCTGATCCCTGTGCCCGGTAAAGCCACTCAAGTCGCTCTGATGGACCAAGACAAAG gGGTTGTTTTCGATGTCCGTACAAAGAAACACATCCGCACCATTCGTCGCTGGAGTGGCCAAGTGACCAAGGACGGCCGATTAGGACTCTACGCTCCTTCAAGAGGCGGATTGGAACTG attgaatTGCGATCAAGTTCGACCGTCTCCCAGCTCATCTCTCGCTCGGCTGAAGGTGTCTTTACCAACGTGACTAGTTTCAACGCCACCGATCAGTACGTGTTGTACTATCACAGTGGACACAAGACCCTGCGTGTATTCAGAGTTCTTGATGGTCAAATGTTAGCCAATTACCGGCTGGCAGCTGAGCTAACAGCCATTGACACCACAACGGATGGGCGATGCGTAGTGATCGGTACGCTGGATGGTTGTCTGTCAGTTTTGGCCATTGCCGATCCAGCGGTGCCCGGATCGTTTCAGTTTCTCGCGTCGTTACCGTCACGCACTCGACAAACGCGAATTCCATCAGCCGTCAGTGGCGAATCGAGTCGTTCAGATCAGGATGGcgattcaaataaaaagaaccgaAAAGGCGACAAAGAATCCGGAGGTGGCTCCCATATCACGTTAAAAGCGGCCGCAACCGTAGCGGCTTCTTGGGCTAAAGCAACTCAAATCACGAATAATAAAACTGGCACCGTCCAGAAAGTGACGTCAAAAGCCTGCGTCATTTCTTAA